A genomic window from Phyllopteryx taeniolatus isolate TA_2022b chromosome 2, UOR_Ptae_1.2, whole genome shotgun sequence includes:
- the LOC133472131 gene encoding gastrula zinc finger protein XlCGF17.1-like: MTTPYEEKLSPTKDNERQRQLLDAVFKPQDEPHRADISKEDQPEWRSREEQQEQEPHHVKEEEEEADITKLPFNRVIVKSEDDEDKGQREENRVKPQSSGLSQHMTSESDGEHCGGSQADSDDTAYSPDTDNEGDATCHMDKKSSKCSRCGKTFGNSYYLKRHLRTHTGEKPFLCMVCGKRFLIKGHMIIHNRIHTGEKPYSCSVCHKSFSHQSAFIRHKRTHTSEKPFTCSTCGKSFTLGESLKTHKRTHTGEKPYSCRVCNKGFYDRSAFVRHTRIHTGEKPFTCSVCGIQLAQKSHLTTHMRTHTGEKVFSCSVCDQRFSYKYQVDKHRCAGEEQQQ; this comes from the exons ATGACAACACCATACGAGGAGAAACTTTCACCAACAAAAGACAACGAGCgacaacgtcaactactggacgctgtttTCAAGCCCCAAGATGAACCACACCGAGCAG ATATCAGTAAAGAAGATCAGCCGGAGTGGCGCTCCAGGGAAGAGCAGCAGGAGCAAGAGCCCCACCACgtaaaggaggaagaggaggaggctgaTATCACAAAGCTGCCATTTAATCGTGTAattgtgaagagtgaagatgatgaAGACAAAGGTCAACGTGAGGAGAACAGGGTGAAGCCTCAGAGCAGCGGTttaagtcaacacatgacatcAGAGAGTGATGGAGAGCACTgcggaggatcacaagcagataGTGACGACACAGCGTACTCTCCGGACACTGATAATGAAGGTGATGCGACATGTCACATGGACAAGAAAAGCTCAAAGTGTTCTCGGTGTGGGAAAACCTTTGGAAACAGCTATTATTTGAAAAGACACTTGAggacccacactggagagaaaccgttCCTCTGCATGGtctgtggtaaaagattcttgATAAAAGGACATATGATTATACACAATAGAATACACACCGGAGAAAAACCTTATTCCTGCTCAGTGTGCCACAAAAGTTTTTCTCATCAATCAGCATTTATTCGACACAAAAGGACACACACCAGCGAGAAGCCTTTTACTTGCTCAACATGTGGTAAAAGTTTCACTCTGGGGGAAAGCTTGAAAACGCACAAAAGAActcacactggagagaaaccatATTCCTGTCGAGTCTGCAACAAAGGCTTTTATGATCGCTCAGCATTTGTTCGACACACAAGGATACACACTGGCGAGAAGCCTTTTACCTGTTCAGTGTGTGGCATCCAATTAGCGCAAAAGTCACATTTAACTAcgcacatgagaacacacactggtgagaaagtATTcagttgcagtgtgtgtgatCAAAGATTCTCTTACAAGTATCAAGTTGACAAACATAGGTGTGCTGGTGAAGAACAGCAGCAGTAA